Below is a genomic region from Trichoderma asperellum chromosome 2, complete sequence.
AGTGGACGTCTCAAATCTTATATCGGATACCGAGTCCTAAATCTCGGTTTCCGCACCGGCAGTGATTATTCCTTAAACATTTTGCTCTCAACTCCATTATCCCCATTATCTATATCCAATTGGAGCGTAATGACTCGAACATTCCACTAGCCAAGTCTTGCTGGTGATAGACCGCTATTTTCTGTGTTAGCTTCACAGTCTTATCTTCACAGTCAAGTTATATCAAAGCGTTGGCACATTGTGAAGTGACGGCGACTACCTCTgtcgttttttttctccgtaTACTCAAAGCCATATATACTCTATTGTCTACTAGTCTAATACAACGAGGGGAATCTTAAAAGTCGTCCACCGTCAATCACAATGACAAGTCCGTTGCAGTAGGCCCCTGACTTTGAAATCAAATATAAAATGGTTCCAGCCATGTCCTGGTCGTTACCCATTCTCTGCAAGGGTATGAACTGCGCTGGCACTTTGCCTGGGGTATCCGAGTTCTCGTTGAAGCGGTTAACGATGGGTGCGGCCAATTCGCTCGGGAACACTAAGCGGCAAATGTCAGTCGGTATCCGAGGTTATCATGGCAACTCTACGCCGATGGCGGAAATTGATATTACTTACATCCCGGAGCAATGCAGTTTGTCCTGGATAATAAATGACTCGTCAGCTATCTGAAATCCCCTTGCTCTATGGCAAAGGCGTCTAGACGACGACGTCACTTACCTGATATTCCATCGTGGCAGTGCGGCCGAGAGATGCTTGGCTACGTGTGTTGCAGCCGCTTTTGACTGGCCATAAGCCCAGCCTCCTGGTGCGGCTTTGTTGAAACTGGCAATGGAGCTGGTGACAATAATCTGAGAGCTTTGCTCCAAGTTGCCCTTCTTGTTTCCTGCATCCAGAAGCTTCACAAAGGCAATAGCGGTATACCAGACGGCACTTGTGTTCACCGCAAAAGTATTCGTGTAGTCTTCAAAGCTGATGTCCCAGTTTGAATCTGCCCACTCCTCAATCGACGTGTCGTCCTGGATCTGGATGGACTGAGGCCCACCAATACCTGAATTGCAGACCAAGACATTCAGATAACCAGTGTCTTGCTTGATGAAGTCGACAGCCTGCTGTAGGCTTTCCTTGGAGGTCACATCACACTTGACAGGCACCACATTTGGGCccagagaagcagcagcagcttctagCACCTCCAATCGGCGCCCACCAATATAGACCTTGGCCGCACCATTTCTTGCCAATGCTCGGGCCATCATCAGACCGATGCCTACATAAAAGCGACGAGTTAAGATGTCGTATTTCCTTGAAGAAGTCTGCCTGGTCGAATAAAACAGAGAAGATTCATCACATCAGATGCTTACCAGTTCCGCCGCCTGTAATGAAAGCCACGAGTCCATCGACACTGAACAGGTTGTTGGCCACAACGGCCTCATCAAGATTTTGAGTTGCCATAGCGTTTAGGAGATGAATTGGAAATAATGAGGGCCGGATTCTCAGCTATAAGATTTCTAATTATCCGGTTACCCTTTGCGTGATGCCTGGAGAGTTCTTATTCGACCCCTCACCAGAAGCTTGGTAATATATTAGTCCCCATTCCCCACCATCTTCAAAGTCGAGCAGCTACTATCTCCGGTTTCGTTTGTCTTCAGACATCTATACACTGTACCAAAGCGAGAAAGTAGCGCAGCATTACCACCAAGTAGCCAAA
It encodes:
- a CDS encoding uncharacterized protein (EggNog:ENOG41~TransMembrane:1 (o20-41i)) translates to MATQNLDEAVVANNLFSVDGLVAFITGGGTGIGLMMARALARNGAAKVYIGGRRLEVLEAAAASLGPNVVPVKCDVTSKESLQQAVDFIKQDTGYLNVLVCNSGIGGPQSIQIQDDTSIEEWADSNWDISFEDYTNTFAVNTSAVWYTAIAFVKLLDAGNKKGNLEQSSQIIVTSSIASFNKAAPGGWAYGQSKAAATHVAKHLSAALPRWNIRTNCIAPGLFPSELAAPIVNRFNENSDTPGKVPAQFIPLQRMGNDQDMAGTILYLISKSGAYCNGLVIVIDGGRLLRFPSLY